One region of Gimesia sp. genomic DNA includes:
- a CDS encoding transaldolase family protein: protein MKLFLDSAITEEIRHGLEYWDLDGLTTNPKHIKSSGKPFLKVIEEIAELFAGTDKPVSVEVNPHITDWDQIVEEGAKLAQMSPNFVIKVGASEGGFKAIRELTSQNIRTNATLIFSVAQAWHAARAGASFISPFMGWKETYGDSATTFIMEVAEMLERHEYESEIIAAAIRNSRQIADVAIAGAHCVTAGLGVYQDSMQNPYTVHGEKVFQNAWDETPHE, encoded by the coding sequence ATGAAATTGTTTCTGGACAGCGCCATCACAGAAGAGATCAGACACGGACTCGAATACTGGGATCTGGATGGCCTGACAACCAACCCCAAACATATCAAAAGTTCGGGCAAACCGTTTTTAAAGGTGATCGAGGAAATCGCAGAGCTTTTTGCCGGCACTGATAAACCGGTCAGCGTCGAAGTCAATCCGCACATCACGGATTGGGATCAGATTGTCGAGGAAGGGGCTAAGCTGGCGCAGATGTCCCCCAACTTCGTAATAAAAGTGGGAGCCAGTGAAGGCGGCTTTAAAGCGATTCGTGAATTGACCAGCCAAAACATTCGAACCAACGCCACCCTGATCTTTTCCGTGGCACAGGCCTGGCATGCAGCCCGGGCCGGAGCTTCTTTTATCAGCCCCTTTATGGGTTGGAAAGAAACTTATGGTGACTCAGCAACCACCTTCATTATGGAAGTTGCTGAAATGCTGGAGCGTCACGAGTACGAATCGGAAATCATTGCAGCTGCAATCCGAAATAGTAGGCAGATTGCCGACGTCGCCATTGCCGGCGCTCATTGTGTCACTGCAGGGCTTGGCGTCTATCAGGACAGCATGCAAAATCCCTATACGGTCCATGGCGAGAAAGTCTTTCAGAATGCCTGGGATGAGACTCCCCACGAATAA
- a CDS encoding glucosamine-6-phosphate isomerase yields MPAQFPDYLQVTPDEIAQGTNVKFSMVKDMPAVAEHMAHAMLNVIERAREAGRQPTLIVPVGPVDQYPVLAEILNQRQYSIQDVMLINMDEYLTDDDQWVDITHPLSFRGYMNRKFYDLVDPELAPLPENRICPDPNDVGAIQRAIDQRGGVDACFGGIGINGHMAFNEPPEPGEEISAEEFAAYPTRNLNLTRETRTINSVTVGGEISIIPWRAVTVGMKEILAARELHFYCNRLWQSSVVRRVLHGPVTSACPASLLRTHSDVSLTVAEYVSELPDIRLR; encoded by the coding sequence ATGCCCGCACAATTTCCGGATTACCTGCAGGTTACCCCTGATGAAATCGCCCAGGGAACAAATGTCAAATTCTCCATGGTCAAGGATATGCCTGCGGTAGCTGAGCATATGGCCCATGCGATGCTGAATGTGATTGAGCGGGCCCGGGAAGCGGGCCGTCAGCCGACATTGATTGTACCCGTTGGTCCCGTTGATCAGTATCCCGTGCTGGCTGAGATTCTGAATCAGCGGCAGTATTCCATTCAGGATGTGATGCTGATCAATATGGATGAATATCTGACCGATGATGATCAGTGGGTCGACATCACACACCCCTTGAGCTTTCGCGGTTATATGAATCGGAAGTTTTATGATCTGGTTGATCCCGAACTCGCCCCGCTGCCCGAGAATCGTATCTGTCCGGATCCGAATGATGTGGGGGCCATCCAGCGGGCTATCGACCAGCGGGGTGGTGTGGATGCCTGTTTTGGTGGAATAGGAATCAATGGCCACATGGCTTTCAACGAACCTCCAGAACCAGGTGAAGAGATTTCTGCTGAAGAATTTGCTGCCTATCCCACACGGAATCTGAATCTGACACGAGAGACGAGAACCATCAATTCGGTTACGGTAGGGGGCGAGATCTCAATTATTCCCTGGCGTGCCGTCACCGTCGGGATGAAGGAAATCCTGGCGGCCCGGGAACTGCACTTTTACTGCAACCGTCTCTGGCAGAGTTCGGTCGTCCGTCGTGTTTTACATGGGCCCGTTACCAGTGCCTGCCCCGCTTCGCTCTTGAGAACGCACTCGGATGTATCATTGACGGTAGCGGAGTATGTGTCAGAGTTACCTGACATCCGTTTGCGATAA
- a CDS encoding PIG-L family deacetylase, translating into MKIDFDQERILAVVAHPDDAELLCAGTLARANQEGAAVGICVMCQGDKGQPDPPVENLAEVRQDEMRAAAELIGAELFFGGSPDGALFDSLEQRRQLTEIIRQFTPTLVLAHSQSDYHADHRAASVITEAATWFSASAGNKTKSPALMQPPVLWWMDTVNMSQFDPHFYIDVSSFVETKVAMLNCHQSQQQRGKDASFSPLQNLMLQQCVARGAQSGVASAEAFRSHTAWKRCAAW; encoded by the coding sequence ATGAAGATTGATTTTGATCAGGAACGAATTCTGGCCGTGGTGGCGCATCCTGACGATGCAGAACTGCTCTGTGCTGGCACTCTGGCACGGGCCAATCAGGAGGGGGCCGCAGTTGGCATCTGTGTCATGTGTCAGGGCGATAAAGGTCAGCCTGATCCTCCTGTTGAGAATCTGGCAGAGGTGCGCCAGGATGAAATGCGGGCAGCTGCGGAGTTGATTGGGGCAGAGCTGTTTTTCGGAGGCAGTCCGGACGGGGCTCTGTTCGACAGTCTGGAACAACGTCGTCAACTGACTGAAATAATCCGCCAGTTTACACCAACCCTGGTGCTTGCTCATTCACAGAGTGACTATCATGCAGATCATCGAGCAGCTTCTGTGATTACCGAGGCGGCAACTTGGTTCAGTGCATCAGCGGGAAACAAAACCAAGTCTCCTGCTTTAATGCAACCACCGGTTCTCTGGTGGATGGATACTGTGAATATGTCGCAGTTTGATCCTCATTTTTATATCGATGTCAGTTCTTTTGTTGAAACCAAGGTCGCGATGTTGAATTGTCATCAAAGTCAGCAGCAGCGAGGCAAAGATGCCAGCTTTTCACCTCTGCAGAACCTCATGTTGCAGCAGTGCGTTGCCCGCGGTGCACAGTCCGGTGTCGCGTCTGCGGAAGCGTTTCGCAGTCATACGGCCTGGAAACGCTGTGCTGCCTGGTGA
- a CDS encoding ABC transporter ATP-binding protein gives MSRLDLIRESPIVRTPRVMQLEGMFGLAAEIRSREQWCVELPLSERPWNIGLIVGPSGCGKTTIATELFQDQFVDDFDWPSEKCIIDAFPQKMGIKEISSLLSSVGFSSPPGWLRPYHVLSNGEQFRVRMARALAELSELVVIDEFTSVIDRTVARTGSCAIAKTVRRRDQQLVAVACHYDIIDWLNPDWIYQPALDDFQWRCERQPRPSISLRIVNVHRDAWHLFHKHHYLDASLHQAANCFVALVEEQPAAFTAVMYFPHPKSPSYREHRTVCLPDFQGVGIGNALSEYVASLYSCKHRYTSVTGHPAMIRHRARSRLWKMTRKPSTVQRQAGFEKQRKQVIASSRGRLTASFQYIGPSRQRDAQRFGLM, from the coding sequence ATGTCGCGTCTGGATCTCATAAGGGAATCGCCTATTGTTCGAACTCCGCGTGTAATGCAACTGGAAGGGATGTTCGGACTCGCAGCAGAAATTCGAAGTCGTGAGCAATGGTGTGTAGAACTTCCACTTTCTGAGCGTCCCTGGAACATCGGTCTGATCGTAGGACCCTCTGGGTGTGGCAAGACGACCATCGCCACAGAACTGTTTCAAGATCAGTTCGTCGATGATTTCGACTGGCCCAGCGAGAAGTGCATTATCGATGCCTTTCCGCAAAAGATGGGCATCAAAGAAATCTCCAGTCTGCTCTCATCAGTTGGATTCTCATCTCCCCCCGGTTGGCTTCGTCCGTATCATGTGTTATCCAACGGAGAGCAATTTCGTGTCAGAATGGCTCGGGCTCTGGCGGAACTCTCCGAACTGGTCGTAATTGATGAATTCACTTCCGTCATCGATCGCACGGTCGCCCGCACTGGCAGCTGTGCGATCGCCAAAACAGTTCGTCGCCGTGATCAACAACTGGTCGCGGTGGCCTGCCATTATGATATTATCGACTGGCTGAATCCTGACTGGATTTACCAGCCGGCACTGGATGATTTCCAATGGAGGTGCGAAAGGCAACCACGGCCCTCAATCTCCCTTAGAATTGTTAACGTGCATCGAGATGCGTGGCACCTGTTCCACAAACATCACTATTTAGACGCTTCCCTTCACCAGGCTGCCAATTGTTTTGTGGCACTTGTTGAAGAACAACCAGCTGCCTTTACTGCTGTGATGTATTTTCCACACCCAAAATCTCCTTCCTACCGTGAGCACCGCACGGTCTGTCTACCGGACTTTCAGGGAGTGGGTATCGGAAATGCTTTGAGCGAATACGTAGCATCGCTCTACAGTTGCAAGCACCGTTACACAAGTGTCACCGGCCATCCCGCCATGATCCGCCACCGCGCCCGTTCTCGCTTGTGGAAAATGACCCGGAAACCATCCACTGTTCAGAGGCAGGCTGGGTTTGAAAAACAGCGAAAACAAGTCATCGCTTCGAGTCGTGGCAGGTTGACCGCCAGCTTTCAGTACATTGGCCCTTCTCGACAGCGAGATGCACAGCGATTCGGCCTGATGTAA
- a CDS encoding ParB N-terminal domain-containing protein produces the protein MEIKDRIKSFRRIKASQLIPNSRNWRTHPAAQETALRTILNEIGFAAACLVRDCGDGTYELIDGHLRANIADDAKIPCLISDLTAPEADQVLATFDSITSLAETDQSALNALIESITTESEDLQGLLQNLKSSSLQLPEQESGVDETELLTERFSVLVDCKAEAEQLTLLEYLKSEGYQCRVWIS, from the coding sequence ATGGAAATCAAAGATCGCATCAAAAGTTTCAGGCGAATTAAAGCCTCCCAATTGATCCCTAACTCCCGAAACTGGCGGACCCATCCCGCAGCCCAGGAAACAGCGCTGCGTACCATCTTAAATGAGATTGGATTCGCAGCAGCTTGTCTGGTTCGGGATTGTGGTGACGGAACATACGAATTGATCGACGGTCATCTGCGGGCCAATATCGCAGATGATGCAAAGATTCCCTGCCTGATTTCAGATCTGACAGCCCCGGAAGCTGATCAGGTCCTGGCGACGTTTGACTCGATCACCAGCCTGGCGGAGACTGATCAATCCGCACTCAATGCTCTGATTGAGTCAATAACTACAGAATCGGAAGACCTGCAGGGGTTGCTTCAGAATCTGAAATCCTCATCCCTGCAATTACCTGAGCAAGAATCCGGAGTTGATGAAACTGAACTACTCACCGAACGATTCTCAGTCCTGGTTGACTGCAAAGCTGAAGCAGAGCAACTCACACTTCTGGAATATCTGAAATCAGAAGGATATCAATGTCGCGTCTGGATCTCATAA
- a CDS encoding response regulator: MKVLVVDDIGYSCHYYARLVEKIGFTAVMAASGFEAIKLLQSDNEIHVVLTDLVMSGMDGVDLFQKAQQLERYSDHGVVPAPQFILMTAVRPENNAQDRNLQRIKLAKELGFSRIMFKPLDQDELKQELNDMSLNVIHSSNTEVTLDLYSPTQKIRQSVRDIMETDNKEAASEFLEVLLEEIANLKEYLKTS, translated from the coding sequence ATGAAAGTTCTTGTTGTCGATGATATTGGATACTCTTGTCACTATTATGCGCGGCTGGTAGAGAAAATTGGTTTCACTGCGGTGATGGCGGCGTCCGGTTTTGAGGCGATTAAACTACTGCAATCTGATAATGAGATTCATGTCGTTCTGACAGACCTTGTGATGAGCGGCATGGATGGTGTCGACCTGTTTCAGAAAGCACAGCAGCTGGAACGTTACTCTGACCATGGTGTGGTCCCTGCACCACAATTTATCCTGATGACCGCAGTACGTCCTGAGAACAATGCTCAGGATCGAAATCTGCAACGGATCAAACTGGCCAAGGAACTGGGATTCTCCCGGATCATGTTCAAACCCCTGGACCAGGATGAGCTTAAGCAGGAGCTGAATGACATGTCACTGAATGTCATTCATTCTTCCAACACTGAAGTGACACTTGACCTCTATTCGCCCACTCAAAAAATCAGGCAGTCAGTAAGAGATATCATGGAGACTGACAATAAAGAGGCTGCCTCTGAATTCCTAGAAGTACTTCTGGAAGAGATCGCCAACCTGAAAGAATATCTCAAAACATCCTGA
- a CDS encoding polysaccharide deacetylase family protein has product MLHPEFLNSLSRRAFFSTSLAAVSFSRLSSLQARLNKAPKAQIAITFDLEMSRMYPSREMLEWDYQKGNLNQETKDYSLKAAQIVSELGGKVHYFCVGRVLEQKDVQWIKQISELGHPIGNHTYDHVNVWATEPAKTQFRFTRSPWLLGGKTAAEVIQHNVRITTEAMQQRLNIKPDGFRTPGGSSTGLDQREDLQKLLQSEGFQWVSSKYPRHKYSEPGTEPQQEIFDSILEAQRSAQPYVYPTGLVEIPMSPISDVGAFRTSRWKRKFFLKSVELCVQQAIEQKLVFDFLCHPSIMYVEDPDFETVKLICKLVQQAGDQAEIVGLSEIAGRYREQQH; this is encoded by the coding sequence ATGTTGCACCCGGAATTTCTGAACTCGCTTTCGCGTCGTGCCTTCTTTTCTACTTCTCTTGCAGCGGTGTCCTTCAGTCGACTTTCTTCTCTGCAGGCGCGACTCAACAAGGCTCCCAAGGCACAAATTGCGATCACGTTTGATCTTGAAATGAGTCGCATGTATCCAAGCAGAGAGATGCTGGAGTGGGATTACCAGAAAGGAAATCTGAATCAGGAAACGAAAGACTATTCGCTGAAAGCAGCTCAGATTGTCAGCGAACTGGGAGGTAAGGTCCATTATTTTTGTGTCGGACGCGTACTGGAACAGAAGGATGTGCAGTGGATAAAACAGATTTCTGAGTTGGGACACCCGATTGGCAATCATACCTATGACCATGTCAACGTCTGGGCAACGGAACCTGCAAAAACACAATTTCGCTTTACGCGATCTCCCTGGCTGCTGGGAGGTAAAACTGCAGCCGAGGTAATACAGCACAACGTTCGGATCACGACCGAAGCGATGCAGCAACGGTTGAATATCAAGCCGGACGGCTTTCGAACACCCGGCGGTTCCAGTACCGGGCTCGATCAACGGGAAGATTTGCAGAAGCTGCTGCAGTCAGAAGGATTTCAATGGGTCAGTTCCAAATATCCCCGTCACAAATATAGTGAGCCGGGGACGGAACCCCAGCAGGAAATATTTGATTCTATTCTGGAAGCACAACGGTCTGCACAGCCTTATGTCTATCCAACGGGTCTCGTCGAAATTCCCATGAGCCCGATCAGTGATGTGGGGGCCTTCCGAACAAGCCGCTGGAAACGAAAGTTCTTTTTGAAATCAGTCGAGTTGTGTGTGCAGCAGGCGATTGAACAGAAGCTTGTTTTCGATTTTCTATGTCATCCTTCCATCATGTATGTTGAAGACCCCGATTTCGAAACGGTGAAGCTGATCTG